A genome region from Streptomyces xanthophaeus includes the following:
- a CDS encoding HAD-IIA family hydrolase, whose amino-acid sequence MAERKPIESWLTDMDGVLIHEGTPIPGADAFIKRLRESGKPFLVLTNNSIYTPRDLQARLSRMGLDVPVENIWTSALATAKFLDDQRPGGTAYVIGEAGLTTALHDIGYILTDHEPDYVVLGETRTYSFEAMTKAVRLINAGARFICTNPDETGPSTEGPLPATGAVAALITKATGKKPYFAGKPNPLMMRTGLNAIGAHSETSAMIGDRMDTDVLAGLEAGMQTFLVLTGLTTEQDTEKFPFRPTRTVASIADLVDLV is encoded by the coding sequence GTGGCAGAGCGCAAGCCGATCGAATCCTGGCTCACCGACATGGACGGGGTCCTCATCCACGAGGGCACCCCGATCCCCGGCGCCGATGCCTTCATCAAGCGGCTGCGCGAGTCCGGCAAGCCCTTCCTGGTGCTGACCAACAACTCGATCTACACCCCGCGCGACCTCCAGGCCCGCCTGAGCCGCATGGGTCTGGACGTTCCCGTCGAGAACATCTGGACCTCGGCGCTGGCCACCGCGAAGTTCCTCGACGACCAGCGTCCGGGCGGCACGGCGTACGTCATCGGCGAGGCCGGCCTGACCACCGCCCTCCACGACATCGGCTACATCCTGACCGACCACGAGCCCGACTACGTGGTCCTGGGCGAGACCCGGACGTACAGCTTCGAGGCGATGACCAAGGCGGTGCGCCTGATCAACGCGGGTGCGCGCTTCATCTGCACCAACCCCGACGAGACCGGCCCCTCCACCGAGGGCCCGCTCCCGGCGACCGGCGCCGTCGCCGCGCTGATCACCAAGGCGACCGGCAAGAAGCCGTACTTCGCCGGCAAGCCGAACCCGCTGATGATGCGTACCGGCCTGAACGCCATCGGCGCGCACTCGGAGACCAGCGCGATGATCGGCGACCGAATGGACACCGACGTGCTGGCCGGTCTGGAGGCGGGCATGCAGACCTTCCTCGTCCTCACCGGCCTGACCACCGAGCAGGACACCGAGAAGTTCCCGTTCCGCCCGACCAGGACGGTCGCCTCGATCGCGGACCTGGTCGACCTGGTCTGA
- a CDS encoding class F sortase produces the protein MSEDKASAGGRLLTFAAWAVLVLGLWLWGRQLTVAPAPPAGQAGGTVGPGLPAAHAPLAAAPPQRVDVPSIGIQAPVISRDLDKDGAIEPPPYDQPGTVGWWGRGTQPGTAGTALMVGHVDTRSKPAVFYGLSSAQPGDKVRVVRTDGSVAEFTIEDVRVYERAAFDAHKAYGQRVRGRAELRLVTCGGSYDKVAKEYTANVVVSAYLTGVGARPGAPGTAA, from the coding sequence GTGAGTGAGGACAAGGCCTCCGCCGGCGGCCGGCTGCTGACCTTCGCCGCCTGGGCGGTGCTGGTGCTCGGCCTGTGGCTGTGGGGCCGCCAGCTCACCGTGGCGCCGGCCCCGCCGGCCGGTCAGGCCGGCGGGACGGTGGGTCCGGGGCTGCCGGCCGCGCACGCCCCGCTGGCCGCGGCCCCGCCCCAGCGCGTCGACGTGCCCTCCATAGGCATCCAGGCCCCGGTGATCTCCCGGGACCTGGACAAGGACGGGGCGATCGAGCCGCCCCCGTACGACCAGCCCGGCACGGTGGGCTGGTGGGGCAGGGGCACCCAGCCGGGGACGGCCGGGACGGCTCTGATGGTGGGGCACGTGGACACCCGCTCCAAGCCGGCGGTGTTCTACGGTCTGAGCTCCGCGCAGCCGGGCGACAAGGTGCGGGTGGTGCGGACGGACGGCTCGGTCGCCGAGTTCACGATCGAGGACGTACGGGTCTACGAGCGCGCCGCCTTCGACGCCCACAAGGCCTACGGCCAGCGGGTCCGGGGCCGCGCGGAGCTGAGGCTGGTGACCTGCGGGGGTTCGTACGACAAGGTGGCCAAGGAGTACACGGCGAACGTGGTGGTCTCCGCCTACCTGACGGGCGTGGGAGCCCGCCCGGGCGCGCCCGGCACCGCGGCCTGA
- a CDS encoding peptidoglycan-binding protein, translating into MPMPGFEEYEPAGDCVCRGCAQRRRALARARAIPLRDGGHPAARGARRALVLATAAGVVLGGGSTTAVAATTPVPTPVPTPGPVALDDPGTPQGGRTPLHGPKGGPVGKPGAPARPGAVRRIDRATIINRAKLWLDAEVPYSMSEYWTDGYRQDCSGYVSMVWNLGTNEWTGSLDKFATKITKDELLPGDMLLFHNPADPNNGSHVVIFGGWVDSTHTHYVAYEQTRPNTRKLATPYGYWSNATKYVPYRFNGVPGGILPDVPGDQPPAGAKPGDATVFPGADKFGPGVTNDYVAQLGRMLIERGAYRFYPKGVADRTWSDHDKLATAAFQRAQGWTGADADGIPGTHTWKLLVEKQGKNIPPTVAGAPGPGGVRAYPGAAVFRPGQSHEAIRALGRQLVKKGFGKYYTSGPGLRWSEADRRNVEAFQRAQGWTGASANGYPGPETWRRLFA; encoded by the coding sequence ATGCCGATGCCCGGTTTCGAGGAGTACGAGCCCGCGGGCGACTGCGTGTGCCGGGGCTGCGCCCAGCGCCGCCGCGCCCTCGCCCGCGCGCGGGCCATACCGCTCCGGGACGGGGGGCACCCGGCCGCACGCGGCGCCCGCCGGGCGCTGGTGCTGGCCACCGCCGCGGGAGTGGTCCTGGGCGGCGGCAGTACGACCGCGGTGGCCGCGACCACCCCGGTCCCGACCCCGGTCCCGACCCCGGGGCCGGTGGCCCTGGACGACCCGGGCACTCCGCAGGGCGGCCGGACCCCGCTGCACGGCCCGAAGGGCGGGCCGGTGGGCAAGCCCGGCGCTCCGGCCAGGCCCGGCGCGGTGCGGCGGATCGACCGCGCGACGATCATCAACCGCGCGAAGCTGTGGCTGGACGCGGAGGTCCCGTACAGCATGTCCGAGTACTGGACGGACGGCTACCGGCAGGACTGCTCGGGCTACGTCTCCATGGTCTGGAACCTCGGGACGAACGAATGGACCGGCAGCCTCGACAAATTCGCCACCAAGATCACCAAGGATGAGCTGCTGCCGGGGGACATGCTCCTCTTCCACAACCCGGCCGACCCCAACAACGGCTCGCACGTGGTCATCTTCGGCGGCTGGGTCGACTCGACGCACACGCACTACGTCGCCTACGAGCAGACGCGCCCGAACACGCGGAAGCTGGCCACGCCCTACGGGTACTGGAGCAACGCGACGAAGTACGTCCCGTACCGGTTCAACGGGGTGCCGGGAGGCATCCTGCCCGACGTCCCGGGCGACCAGCCCCCGGCGGGCGCCAAGCCGGGGGACGCGACGGTCTTCCCGGGCGCGGACAAGTTCGGCCCCGGCGTCACCAACGACTACGTGGCCCAGCTCGGCCGGATGCTGATCGAGCGCGGCGCGTACCGCTTCTACCCCAAGGGCGTCGCCGACCGGACGTGGAGCGACCACGACAAGCTCGCCACCGCCGCCTTCCAGCGCGCACAGGGCTGGACGGGCGCGGACGCCGACGGCATTCCGGGCACCCACACCTGGAAGCTGCTGGTCGAGAAGCAGGGCAAGAACATCCCGCCGACGGTGGCGGGCGCGCCGGGGCCGGGCGGGGTACGGGCCTACCCGGGCGCCGCGGTGTTCCGCCCGGGCCAGTCGCACGAGGCCATCAGGGCCCTCGGCCGCCAGCTGGTGAAGAAGGGCTTCGGCAAGTACTACACATCCGGTCCGGGCCTGCGCTGGAGCGAGGCCGACCGCCGCAACGTCGAGGCCTTCCAGCGTGCGCAGGGCTGGACCGGCGCATCGGCCAACGGCTACCCGGGCCCGGAAACCTGGCGCCGGCTGTTCGCATGA
- a CDS encoding SPFH domain-containing protein, translating into MPEPVHAAVAVAAPREAAPPSPPSPPPALVGRPATPEHAVAAETSFGWAAALAARPAPELPHGWEVPAARAHPYDEGDQGPAAIPHPQEAEAPAGVATLRLRTAQVEAEAEAEAEVYTEAEAEPEAALEVEAEAEAEPEAVAAPEYEPVIAPAPDPEPEPADMAAPPHSGIPGPGPVEIVAQAVARGLDDAGAAPDLPRPGAHRGTSVTEVPVHLPFRGTQQLRAMPAPAAAATAPAARAPRPAPGRRVPRGDDRLREHRGPVLPGWVGVAVGGLALAGCVAVLWRAGVVPAAFVAAFGATPRAYHGLRATHWPPLAFLGIVALVSLGGLGRARTGHAWVLTLFGRYRGTVRRTGLTWVSPLLLRRRVDVRLRHWRSDPMPAVDSGGLALQVVVQVVWQVRDTARATLAVEDHTEYLAEQVESAMARVLSQLPADAFHEDAPTLRDAEAVGDALTRMLAAETEAVGIEVFSAQPTRIEYAAEVAEAMRRRRVAAIDAKHRDTVLTSVVDAVDDTVHRLTSRGLVELDDYERKALVKDLTVAFYTGRSE; encoded by the coding sequence ATGCCGGAGCCGGTGCACGCGGCCGTGGCCGTCGCGGCGCCGCGCGAGGCCGCTCCGCCGAGCCCGCCGAGCCCGCCGCCCGCCCTGGTGGGCCGCCCCGCCACGCCGGAGCACGCCGTCGCCGCCGAGACCTCGTTCGGCTGGGCCGCGGCGCTGGCCGCCCGCCCGGCTCCCGAGCTGCCGCACGGGTGGGAGGTCCCGGCGGCCCGGGCGCATCCGTACGACGAGGGGGACCAGGGTCCTGCGGCCATCCCGCACCCGCAGGAAGCGGAGGCCCCCGCCGGGGTGGCCACCCTGCGCCTGCGGACCGCCCAGGTCGAAGCCGAAGCCGAGGCCGAGGCGGAGGTGTACACCGAAGCCGAAGCCGAGCCCGAGGCCGCACTCGAGGTGGAAGCGGAAGCCGAAGCCGAGCCCGAAGCGGTGGCCGCGCCCGAGTACGAGCCCGTCATCGCCCCCGCCCCCGATCCCGAACCCGAGCCCGCGGACATGGCGGCCCCGCCGCACTCCGGCATCCCCGGGCCCGGACCGGTCGAGATCGTCGCCCAGGCGGTGGCCCGCGGCCTGGACGACGCCGGCGCCGCGCCGGACCTCCCGCGCCCCGGAGCCCACCGGGGCACCTCGGTCACCGAGGTGCCGGTGCACCTCCCGTTCCGCGGGACGCAGCAGCTCCGGGCGATGCCCGCACCCGCCGCCGCGGCCACCGCGCCCGCCGCCCGTGCCCCGCGCCCCGCCCCGGGACGCCGGGTCCCGCGCGGCGACGACCGGCTCCGGGAACACCGCGGCCCGGTGCTGCCCGGCTGGGTCGGCGTGGCCGTCGGCGGGCTCGCCCTCGCCGGCTGTGTGGCCGTGCTCTGGCGGGCCGGGGTCGTCCCCGCCGCCTTCGTGGCCGCTTTCGGGGCGACCCCCCGCGCCTACCACGGCCTGCGCGCCACCCACTGGCCGCCGCTCGCCTTCCTCGGGATCGTCGCCCTCGTGTCGCTCGGCGGGCTCGGCCGGGCCCGCACCGGCCACGCCTGGGTGCTCACCCTCTTCGGCCGCTACCGCGGCACGGTCCGGCGTACCGGCCTGACCTGGGTCAGTCCCCTGCTCCTGCGCCGCCGGGTCGACGTACGCCTGCGCCACTGGCGCAGCGACCCGATGCCCGCCGTGGACTCGGGCGGCCTCGCCCTCCAGGTCGTCGTCCAGGTCGTCTGGCAGGTCAGGGACACCGCACGCGCCACCCTCGCCGTCGAGGACCACACGGAGTACCTCGCCGAGCAGGTCGAGTCGGCGATGGCCCGCGTGCTGTCGCAGCTGCCCGCCGACGCCTTCCACGAGGACGCCCCGACCCTGCGCGACGCCGAGGCCGTCGGTGACGCGCTGACCCGGATGCTGGCGGCCGAGACGGAGGCGGTCGGGATCGAGGTGTTCTCGGCCCAGCCGACCCGGATCGAGTACGCGGCCGAGGTGGCCGAGGCCATGCGCCGCCGCCGGGTCGCGGCGATCGACGCCAAGCACCGGGACACCGTGCTGACCTCGGTCGTGGACGCCGTCGACGACACCGTCCACCGGCTGACCTCGCGGGGGCTGGTCGAGCTCGACGACTACGAGCGCAAGGCGCTGGTGAAGGACCTCACGGTCGCCTTCTACACGGGCCGCTCCGAGTAA
- a CDS encoding lytic polysaccharide monooxygenase auxiliary activity family 9 protein, whose amino-acid sequence MPKRAGVAALGLGLVAGITLVSAPAASSHGYTDTPISRQKLCANRTVSDCGAIQWEPQSVEGFKGFPAAGPADGKICSGGLSQFSELDNPRGGAWPTTKVTSGQSYSFRWQFTANHSTTDFKYYVTKNGWTGTKALTRADLEPQPFLTVAYNGARPAMTTVHQGAMPSGKTGRHLILAVWTVNDTPMAFYACSDVQF is encoded by the coding sequence ATGCCCAAACGGGCCGGCGTCGCCGCGCTCGGCCTCGGCCTCGTCGCCGGGATCACCCTCGTCAGCGCCCCCGCCGCCAGCAGTCACGGCTACACCGACACCCCGATCAGCCGCCAGAAGCTCTGCGCCAACCGCACCGTCTCCGACTGCGGTGCGATCCAGTGGGAGCCGCAGAGCGTCGAGGGCTTCAAGGGGTTCCCGGCCGCCGGCCCCGCCGACGGCAAGATATGTTCCGGCGGACTCTCCCAGTTCTCCGAGCTCGACAACCCGCGCGGCGGCGCATGGCCCACCACCAAGGTGACCAGCGGGCAGAGCTACTCCTTCCGGTGGCAGTTCACCGCCAACCACTCCACCACCGACTTCAAGTACTACGTCACCAAGAACGGCTGGACCGGCACCAAGGCCCTCACCCGCGCCGACCTCGAACCCCAGCCCTTCCTCACGGTCGCCTACAACGGCGCCCGCCCCGCCATGACCACCGTCCACCAGGGCGCCATGCCGAGCGGCAAGACGGGCCGGCACCTGATCCTGGCCGTCTGGACCGTCAACGACACCCCGATGGCCTTCTACGCCTGCTCCGACGTTCAATTCTGA
- a CDS encoding AMP-binding protein gives MRTTTAPETVAELIARQWGDHRPGLKHENGVLTHHRTAQEAAARAALLVDLMPPGGEPHLGVLLDNTPEFPFWLGAAALAGAAVAGINPTRRGPELARDILHTDCRILITERAHLPLLRGLDLPGVRVLVTGTEEYEALLAPYAAAKPGEAALRTPAPDSRLLLYFTSGSTGAPKAAICSQGRLAAAGAALARQFTVTPDDVHYICMPLFHGNAVIADWLPALVGGAPVALRRRFSASAFLDDVRAYGATYFTYVGRAVQYLLATEPRPDDRAHTLRLGFGTEAGAVDAARFAERFGVRLVEGYGATEGGASVMGAPPSGSWGSTPDTPPGALGRAGAGDDLAVIDPATGAECPPAVLAPDGRLLNGSAAIGELVNRGRSLFEGYWRNPDAEADRTRDGWYWTGDLFFRDAAGFLYFAGRTDDRLRVDSENLAAAMIENILARWTDAAAVAVYAVPDEVAGDQVMAALALREGAAFDPSAFGTFLSGQPDLGTKMAPRYVRVVEAMPTTATNKIHRVSLRREGFRCADPVWHRSPSGAYTPLDAAALTALVAEYDSHGRSDLLAH, from the coding sequence ATGCGGACGACGACTGCACCCGAAACCGTCGCGGAGCTCATAGCGCGCCAATGGGGCGACCACCGGCCCGGGCTGAAACACGAGAACGGTGTCCTCACCCACCACCGGACCGCCCAGGAGGCCGCCGCGCGCGCCGCGCTCCTCGTCGACCTCATGCCTCCGGGGGGCGAGCCGCACCTCGGGGTCCTGCTCGACAACACCCCCGAGTTCCCGTTCTGGCTCGGCGCGGCGGCCCTCGCGGGGGCCGCCGTCGCCGGGATCAACCCCACACGGCGCGGCCCCGAACTGGCCCGCGACATCCTCCACACCGACTGCCGGATCCTGATCACCGAGCGCGCCCACCTGCCGCTGCTGCGCGGCCTCGACCTGCCCGGCGTACGCGTCCTGGTCACCGGCACCGAGGAGTACGAGGCCCTGCTCGCCCCCTACGCCGCGGCCAAGCCCGGCGAGGCGGCGCTGCGCACCCCCGCCCCCGACTCCCGCCTCCTCCTCTACTTCACCTCCGGCTCCACCGGCGCCCCCAAGGCCGCGATCTGCTCCCAGGGCCGGCTCGCCGCGGCCGGAGCCGCGCTGGCCCGCCAGTTCACCGTCACCCCGGACGACGTCCACTACATCTGCATGCCGCTCTTCCACGGCAACGCCGTCATCGCCGACTGGCTGCCGGCGCTCGTCGGCGGGGCCCCGGTGGCGCTGCGCCGCCGCTTCTCGGCCTCCGCGTTCCTGGACGACGTACGGGCCTACGGGGCCACGTACTTCACCTACGTCGGGCGGGCGGTCCAGTACCTCCTGGCCACCGAACCCCGCCCCGACGACCGTGCCCACACCCTGCGCCTCGGCTTCGGCACCGAGGCTGGGGCGGTGGACGCGGCCCGCTTCGCCGAGCGGTTCGGGGTCCGGCTGGTGGAGGGCTACGGGGCCACCGAGGGCGGCGCCTCCGTCATGGGGGCCCCTCCCAGCGGTAGCTGGGGGAGCACCCCGGACACCCCGCCGGGCGCCCTGGGCCGGGCCGGCGCGGGCGACGACCTGGCGGTGATCGACCCGGCCACCGGCGCGGAATGCCCGCCCGCGGTCCTCGCCCCGGACGGCCGCCTGCTGAACGGCTCGGCGGCGATCGGCGAACTGGTCAACCGCGGCCGCAGCCTCTTCGAGGGGTACTGGCGCAACCCGGACGCGGAGGCCGACCGCACCCGCGACGGCTGGTACTGGACGGGAGACCTCTTCTTCCGCGACGCGGCGGGCTTCCTCTACTTCGCGGGCCGCACCGACGACCGGCTCCGCGTCGACAGCGAGAACCTCGCCGCGGCGATGATCGAGAACATCCTGGCCCGCTGGACGGACGCGGCGGCGGTCGCCGTCTACGCCGTCCCGGACGAGGTGGCGGGGGACCAGGTCATGGCGGCCCTCGCCCTCCGGGAGGGCGCGGCCTTCGACCCGTCGGCCTTCGGGACCTTCCTCTCCGGCCAGCCGGACCTGGGCACGAAGATGGCCCCGCGCTACGTCCGCGTCGTCGAGGCCATGCCGACCACGGCGACGAACAAGATCCACCGCGTCTCCCTCCGCCGCGAGGGCTTCCGCTGCGCGGACCCGGTCTGGCACCGCTCCCCGTCCGGCGCCTACACCCCCCTGGACGCGGCCGCCCTGACCGCCCTCGTGGCGGAGTACGACTCGCACGGCCGGTCCGACCTGCTGGCCCACTGA
- a CDS encoding sensor histidine kinase translates to MDDHPRTPWHALARGRYLRSAWPWRSAGYLAGSALTGVPLLLVLVLLAGAGATLGPVLVGLPLLALLGLVGVPAAAVERRRLRLVDRTPTGTPHRTPAEPGLLAWARLRYREQATWRELAHAVLHGFVLWWADLAVVGTLLGLPLLLLTTPLQLALAADGEVKVVKLWLVTSYPVAFAIAAAGAVLLPVLLHPLGALAGARAALTRALLAPRERELQGLLAEVTHSRARLVAAFEAERRRIERDLHDGAQQRLVALTMTLGLARLDAPPGPLADRLATAHDEAGKVLAELRELIHGIHPQVLTDYGLTGALADVAERSAVPVDADLGTGGLPRLPESVEAAAYFGVCEALANIGRHSGAARAAVTARHTGAALLIDVTDDGRGGADPAAGSGLTGLADRIAVLDGTLAITSPPGGPTVLSLEIPCPVISPTSNP, encoded by the coding sequence ATGGACGATCACCCCCGCACCCCCTGGCACGCCCTGGCCCGCGGCCGGTACCTGCGTTCCGCCTGGCCCTGGCGGTCCGCCGGGTACCTCGCCGGGAGCGCCCTCACCGGGGTCCCCCTCCTCCTCGTCCTCGTCCTCCTCGCCGGGGCCGGCGCCACGCTCGGCCCCGTCCTCGTCGGCCTGCCGCTGCTCGCCCTGCTCGGCCTCGTCGGCGTACCCGCCGCCGCCGTCGAGCGCCGCCGTCTGCGCCTCGTCGACCGCACCCCCACCGGCACCCCCCACCGCACCCCCGCCGAACCCGGCCTCCTCGCCTGGGCCCGGCTGCGCTACCGCGAGCAGGCCACCTGGCGCGAGCTCGCCCACGCGGTCCTGCACGGCTTCGTGCTCTGGTGGGCCGACCTCGCCGTCGTCGGGACCCTGCTCGGCCTGCCGCTGCTCCTGCTCACCACCCCGCTCCAGCTCGCCCTCGCCGCCGACGGCGAGGTCAAGGTGGTCAAGCTCTGGCTGGTCACCTCCTACCCGGTCGCCTTCGCGATCGCCGCCGCCGGGGCCGTGCTGCTCCCCGTCCTCCTCCACCCGCTCGGCGCCCTCGCCGGGGCCCGCGCCGCCCTCACCCGCGCCCTGCTCGCTCCCCGCGAGCGCGAGCTCCAGGGGCTGCTCGCCGAGGTCACCCACTCCCGGGCCCGGCTCGTCGCCGCCTTCGAGGCCGAGCGCCGCCGGATCGAGCGCGACCTCCACGACGGCGCCCAGCAGCGGCTCGTCGCCCTCACCATGACCCTCGGCCTCGCCCGCCTCGACGCACCGCCGGGCCCGCTCGCCGACCGGCTCGCGACCGCCCACGACGAGGCCGGCAAGGTCCTCGCGGAACTGCGCGAGCTGATCCACGGCATCCACCCCCAGGTGCTCACCGACTACGGCCTCACCGGCGCCCTCGCCGACGTCGCCGAGCGTTCCGCCGTCCCCGTGGACGCCGATCTGGGTACCGGTGGGCTGCCGCGCCTCCCGGAGTCCGTCGAGGCCGCCGCCTACTTCGGGGTCTGCGAGGCCCTCGCCAACATCGGCCGGCACAGCGGCGCGGCCCGCGCCGCCGTCACCGCCCGGCACACCGGAGCCGCGCTGCTCATAGACGTCACCGACGACGGCCGCGGCGGCGCGGATCCGGCCGCCGGGTCCGGGCTGACCGGACTGGCCGACCGGATCGCGGTCCTCGATGGCACACTGGCGATCACCAGCCCGCCCGGTGGCCCGACCGTTCTGAGCCTGGAGATCCCGTGCCCGGTGATCAGCCCCACGAGCAATCCCTGA
- a CDS encoding response regulator, which produces MPGDQPHEQSLNIVLAEDGVLLREGLVGLLTRFGHRVAAAVGDADELRAAVAVHAPDIVVTDVRMPPGLSDDGLRAAVELRAARPDLPVLVLSQYVQRSYAADLLDSGDGSGVGYLLKDRVGQVEQFLDAVVTVAGGGTVVDPEVVRQLLRRRRDPLAALTPREREVLGLVAEGKSNGAVARELVVSEAAVGKHIGNILGKLDLPPAEDTHRRVLAVLAYLRG; this is translated from the coding sequence GTGCCCGGTGATCAGCCCCACGAGCAATCCCTGAACATCGTCCTCGCCGAGGACGGGGTCCTGCTGCGCGAAGGGCTCGTAGGCCTGCTGACGCGTTTCGGCCACCGGGTGGCGGCCGCCGTCGGGGACGCGGACGAGCTCCGTGCCGCCGTGGCCGTCCACGCCCCGGACATCGTCGTGACCGACGTACGGATGCCCCCGGGCCTGTCCGACGACGGACTGCGCGCCGCCGTGGAGCTCCGGGCCGCGCGCCCGGACCTGCCGGTGCTGGTGCTCAGCCAGTACGTGCAGCGCTCGTACGCCGCCGACCTGCTGGATTCCGGGGACGGCAGCGGCGTCGGCTACCTGCTCAAGGACCGGGTCGGGCAGGTGGAGCAGTTCCTCGACGCCGTGGTCACGGTGGCCGGCGGCGGCACGGTGGTGGACCCGGAGGTCGTACGCCAGCTCCTGCGCCGGCGGCGCGACCCGCTGGCGGCGCTGACCCCGCGGGAACGGGAGGTCCTGGGCCTGGTGGCGGAGGGCAAGTCGAACGGGGCCGTGGCCCGGGAGCTGGTGGTGTCCGAGGCGGCCGTCGGCAAACACATCGGGAACATCCTGGGAAAGCTCGACCTGCCGCCCGCCGAGGACACCCACCGCCGGGTCCTGGCGGTCCTCGCGTACCTCCGCGGCTAA
- a CDS encoding IclR family transcriptional regulator, whose protein sequence is MALKPEPTAPFHSVQYALRVLETIARHTGGVTDVQIARETGLPAAHLAPMLLMLRREGYVLQVSDGAYAIGDSLVLLGSGIDRQQALTDKLQETLDRLRDSVGAAVYISRYVDGEVRITQFADSPRTPKVHEWVDFRSAAHASAVGKCLLTQLDLNGRRDHLSRHKIARLTSKTIVNERILFSKLDAQPATVPMLDLQEYAVGTVCAAVPITAGASVGCLALSMPVEHAHRLRAAADTLNRKAAPLLLSLTL, encoded by the coding sequence GTGGCGCTGAAGCCCGAGCCGACCGCGCCGTTCCACTCGGTGCAGTACGCACTACGCGTACTCGAAACGATCGCACGTCACACCGGCGGTGTGACGGACGTGCAGATCGCGCGTGAGACCGGCCTGCCCGCAGCCCATCTCGCTCCGATGCTGCTCATGCTGCGCCGGGAGGGATATGTCCTGCAGGTGTCAGACGGCGCTTACGCCATAGGGGATTCCCTCGTCCTGCTCGGCTCCGGCATCGACCGGCAGCAGGCGCTCACCGACAAGCTCCAGGAGACCCTGGACCGGCTGCGCGACTCGGTCGGCGCGGCCGTCTACATCAGCCGGTACGTGGACGGCGAGGTCCGGATCACGCAGTTCGCGGACAGTCCCCGCACCCCGAAGGTGCACGAGTGGGTCGACTTCCGCTCCGCCGCGCACGCCAGTGCGGTCGGCAAGTGTCTGCTGACGCAGCTCGACCTGAACGGGCGGCGCGACCACCTGTCCCGGCACAAGATCGCCCGGCTCACGTCGAAGACGATCGTGAACGAGCGGATCCTGTTCTCCAAGCTGGACGCCCAGCCCGCCACCGTGCCCATGCTGGACCTGCAGGAATACGCCGTGGGCACGGTCTGCGCGGCGGTCCCGATCACGGCCGGGGCCTCGGTGGGCTGCCTGGCCCTGTCGATGCCGGTCGAGCACGCACACCGGCTGCGGGCCGCGGCGGACACCTTGAACCGGAAGGCCGCACCGCTGCTGCTGTCGCTCACGCTCTAG
- a CDS encoding LLM class flavin-dependent oxidoreductase has translation MSDAGDDAQARVKAGAAENRNANGIRGTAHGRATVPLSVLDLVTVGAGSTAHASLRTSVEIARLAESRGYHRHWVAEHHSMPGVASSSPAVILAHLAAHTSRIRLGSGGVMLPNHAPLAVAEQFGTLEALAPGRIDLGLGRAPGTDGRTAAALRGPGRLDEAADEFPRQLAELTRFLDDDFPDGHPYARVHAVPGPVQGPAGRPPLWLLGSSGFSARLAGELGLPFAYAHHFSAAGTLPALDLYRQSFRPSAVLDAPYAAIGVSALTADTDAAARAQVLTGALSMLRLRTGRPGLIPTPEEAAAYAFSPLEREFVDSWLANVVHGTPDEVRTGLDDLAKRTGADELMLTSNAHSGAARLRSYELVADVYGMPVEAPAAD, from the coding sequence ATGAGTGACGCAGGGGACGACGCACAGGCCCGCGTGAAGGCGGGCGCGGCGGAGAACCGGAACGCGAACGGGATCCGTGGCACCGCGCACGGCCGGGCGACCGTACCGCTCTCCGTCCTGGACCTCGTCACCGTCGGCGCGGGCAGCACCGCCCACGCCTCCCTCCGTACGAGCGTCGAGATCGCCCGCCTCGCCGAATCCCGCGGCTACCACCGCCACTGGGTCGCCGAGCACCACTCCATGCCCGGCGTCGCCAGCTCCTCGCCCGCCGTGATCCTGGCCCACCTCGCCGCGCACACCTCCCGCATCCGGCTCGGCTCCGGCGGGGTCATGCTGCCCAACCACGCCCCGCTCGCCGTCGCCGAGCAGTTCGGCACCCTGGAGGCGCTCGCCCCGGGCCGGATCGACCTCGGACTCGGCCGCGCCCCCGGCACCGACGGCCGCACCGCCGCGGCGCTGCGCGGACCCGGGCGCCTCGACGAGGCCGCCGACGAGTTCCCCCGGCAGCTCGCGGAGCTCACCCGCTTCCTCGACGACGACTTCCCCGACGGGCATCCGTACGCCCGCGTGCACGCCGTACCGGGCCCGGTCCAGGGACCCGCCGGCCGGCCGCCGCTGTGGCTGCTCGGCTCCTCCGGCTTCAGCGCCCGCCTCGCCGGCGAGCTCGGCCTGCCCTTCGCCTACGCCCACCACTTCTCGGCGGCCGGCACCCTGCCCGCGCTCGACCTCTACCGCCAGAGCTTCCGCCCCTCGGCCGTCCTCGACGCCCCCTACGCCGCCATCGGGGTCTCCGCGCTCACCGCCGACACCGACGCGGCGGCCCGCGCCCAGGTGCTCACGGGCGCACTGTCGATGCTGCGCCTGCGCACCGGACGGCCCGGCCTGATCCCGACGCCCGAGGAGGCTGCGGCGTACGCGTTCTCCCCGCTGGAGCGGGAGTTCGTGGACAGCTGGCTCGCGAACGTCGTCCACGGCACCCCCGACGAGGTCCGCACCGGGCTCGACGACCTGGCGAAGCGGACGGGCGCGGACGAGCTGATGCTGACCTCCAACGCCCACAGCGGGGCGGCCCGGTTGCGCTCCTACGAGCTCGTCGCGGATGTGTACGGCATGCCGGTGGAGGCGCCCGCCGCCGATTGA